The Oceanispirochaeta sp. M1 genome includes a window with the following:
- a CDS encoding iron ABC transporter permease, giving the protein MINNSTIGGESYGLNKPQRWLNKALNTLKQPNNLISMISIIVLVYLIALPLWEIFTTTFQMQYREAFKTGGTEGSFTLGYWKATLASPISRAMFYKPLFNSLSIGLSVSFFAILIGGVLAWLITRTDIPYKKFLSFILVVAYMVPSWCKALAWQVIFKNDRIGGYPGMFQSIFGISPPNWVSYGFFPIVVSLSLHYFVFSFLLISAALHSIGGDLEEMAEITGAKRWTILRRITFPLVLPAILSSFILTFSKSLGSFGAPAFLGLKVNYYTLSTMIYANIRNRMTTQAFTLGIVLMLVASLTVYFNQRAIGKRKSFTTIGGKSTRTNLIKLKKLKPVVTVAVILFVLIGVVLPLMTLVFQSVMLKPGTYSLDNFTLHFWVGNSNPAIAEGEAGIFNNPRIWAALINTLKLVFIVSFLATMVGLVLGYLVARGRKKPSGRFIEQISFTPMLIPAIALSTIYLSMFSKPQLFIPVLYGTFALLVIISVVKYLPFAVRSGTSSILQISTELEEAAKIEGSSWTRTFQKIILPLSKGSVFSAFLLIFISGMKELALIMLLVTPKTATLTTLTYAYTESGFVQFSNAITTLIIFIIISVNTIARKVGKADISKGIGG; this is encoded by the coding sequence GTGATAAATAATTCCACAATTGGTGGAGAATCCTATGGGCTGAATAAGCCGCAACGCTGGTTAAACAAGGCTTTAAATACCCTTAAACAACCTAATAATTTGATCAGTATGATCTCAATAATCGTACTCGTATATTTAATTGCACTCCCCCTATGGGAGATATTTACAACAACATTCCAGATGCAGTATCGGGAAGCATTCAAAACTGGCGGGACAGAGGGATCTTTTACCCTCGGATACTGGAAGGCAACACTTGCCTCACCCATCAGCCGGGCAATGTTCTATAAACCCTTATTCAACTCATTGAGTATCGGTTTGAGTGTTTCTTTTTTTGCAATTCTGATCGGCGGGGTTTTAGCCTGGCTTATCACAAGGACAGATATCCCTTACAAGAAATTCCTGTCCTTTATCCTTGTTGTGGCCTATATGGTGCCTTCATGGTGCAAGGCTCTGGCCTGGCAGGTAATCTTCAAAAATGATCGTATCGGTGGATATCCGGGGATGTTTCAGTCGATATTTGGAATTAGCCCTCCCAACTGGGTTTCCTACGGCTTCTTTCCAATAGTGGTTTCCCTTTCTCTTCATTATTTTGTGTTCTCTTTCCTGCTTATATCAGCAGCATTGCACTCCATCGGTGGAGACCTTGAGGAGATGGCAGAAATTACAGGAGCGAAACGGTGGACCATACTCAGGAGAATTACATTCCCATTAGTGCTACCGGCTATTCTTTCATCATTTATACTGACATTTTCCAAGTCTTTGGGATCATTTGGTGCCCCCGCATTCCTGGGTCTTAAAGTGAATTATTACACATTGTCCACAATGATATATGCGAATATCCGTAACCGCATGACGACTCAGGCTTTTACCCTGGGGATTGTATTGATGCTTGTTGCCAGTCTGACGGTCTACTTCAATCAGCGGGCCATCGGAAAACGAAAGAGTTTTACAACAATTGGTGGTAAAAGCACAAGAACCAATCTTATCAAACTTAAGAAACTGAAACCTGTGGTCACCGTGGCTGTCATCCTCTTCGTACTTATTGGCGTAGTTCTTCCTTTGATGACTCTCGTTTTTCAGAGCGTCATGCTCAAACCGGGAACATACAGTCTGGATAACTTTACTCTCCACTTCTGGGTGGGAAATAGTAATCCGGCAATAGCCGAGGGAGAAGCAGGGATTTTCAATAATCCGAGAATCTGGGCTGCTCTTATAAATACACTGAAACTTGTCTTTATTGTGTCATTCCTTGCAACCATGGTAGGACTCGTGCTCGGTTATCTTGTGGCACGTGGACGGAAGAAACCTTCCGGAAGATTTATTGAACAGATATCCTTCACTCCCATGCTCATTCCTGCCATTGCATTGAGTACAATCTATCTGTCCATGTTTTCAAAACCCCAACTTTTTATACCGGTTCTGTATGGAACCTTTGCGCTGCTGGTCATTATCAGTGTAGTGAAATACCTTCCCTTTGCCGTAAGATCGGGAACAAGCAGTATCCTGCAGATCAGCACCGAACTTGAAGAGGCTGCCAAGATTGAGGGAAGCTCCTGGACGCGAACATTTCAGAAAATCATCCTCCCCCTTTCCAAGGGTAGCGTTTTCAGCGCCTTCCTGCTTATTTTTATCAGCGGTATGAAGGAGCTTGCGCTTATCATGCTCCTGGTCACACCTAAGACTGCAACTCTGACAACTCTGACTTATGCCTATACAGAGTCCGGATTTGTACAGTTTTCCAATGCCATTACGACATTGATTATTTTTATTATTATTTCAGTAAATACCATCGCCCGGAAAGTGGGCAAAGCAGATATTTCAAAAGGAATCGGAGGTTGA
- a CDS encoding carbohydrate ABC transporter permease, producing MARNKTKASNFVYSVFLLGLVAPINYISTMKVLQLLHLMNTYMGTYLLYSALYIPFTIFLYYGFVSTIPTQLDDAALIDGCGPFRFFYSIIFPMLKPVTMTAFIINFLNCWNDFIIPLYFLNSSRKWGMIMVMYNYFGQFSSSWNLVSAAMILNLIPVVLVYVLGQKYIISGMTAGAVKG from the coding sequence TTGGCAAGAAATAAGACAAAAGCTAGTAACTTTGTATATTCAGTATTTTTGTTAGGCCTTGTAGCACCCATTAATTATATTTCTACAATGAAAGTATTGCAGCTCCTGCATTTGATGAATACTTATATGGGAACCTATTTACTTTACTCAGCTCTTTATATCCCTTTTACAATTTTTTTGTATTATGGTTTTGTTTCAACGATTCCGACACAACTGGATGATGCTGCTCTAATAGATGGTTGCGGGCCATTCAGGTTTTTCTATTCAATTATATTTCCCATGTTAAAACCGGTTACAATGACTGCGTTCATAATCAACTTTCTCAATTGCTGGAATGACTTCATAATACCTCTTTATTTCCTTAACTCATCGAGAAAATGGGGAATGATAATGGTTATGTATAATTATTTCGGTCAGTTCAGCAGTTCATGGAATCTTGTAAGTGCTGCGATGATTCTGAATCTTATCCCTGTAGTTCTTGTATATGTTCTGGGCCAGAAATATATCATTTCAGGGATGACGGCAGGAGCTGTTAAAGGATAA
- a CDS encoding PHP domain-containing protein yields MSYLYELHAHCTEVSPCGGVKAEEVVALYKAEGYQGLVLTDHYHHEYFSSLGDLSWKGKTDKFLEGYRLARKAAEKLDFDLFLGFEIRFTDSGNDFLVFGVNEDFLYKNPRLYEHDLAYLNKVVKRTPETLIVQAHPFRKGCKPSENLSLIDGVEICNGNPRHDSRNSMAAELARENNLLKISGSDFHRTEDLGKGGIRLSKRVKTSKELIRALNLSKCEDLICQESHCH; encoded by the coding sequence TTGAGTTATTTATATGAATTGCATGCCCATTGTACCGAAGTCAGTCCCTGCGGGGGGGTAAAAGCTGAAGAAGTTGTAGCTCTGTATAAAGCTGAAGGCTATCAGGGCTTAGTCCTGACAGATCACTATCACCACGAGTATTTTTCTTCACTGGGAGATCTTTCCTGGAAGGGGAAAACAGATAAGTTTCTTGAAGGCTACAGATTGGCAAGAAAAGCTGCGGAGAAGCTGGATTTTGATTTGTTCCTTGGATTCGAGATAAGGTTCACCGACAGTGGGAATGACTTTCTAGTGTTTGGAGTTAATGAGGACTTTCTTTATAAGAATCCCAGGCTTTATGAACATGATCTGGCATATCTGAATAAAGTAGTAAAAAGAACCCCGGAAACACTTATAGTGCAGGCCCACCCATTCAGGAAAGGATGTAAACCTTCTGAAAATCTGAGTCTTATAGATGGTGTCGAGATCTGTAACGGCAATCCCAGGCATGACTCTCGTAATAGCATGGCAGCAGAATTAGCTAGAGAAAATAATCTATTAAAAATATCCGGTTCGGATTTTCACCGTACTGAAGATCTGGGAAAAGGAGGTATCCGTTTATCAAAAAGAGTGAAGACATCAAAGGAACTTATACGTGCGCTGAATCTTTCAAAGTGTGAGGACCTGATTTGTCAGGAATCGCATTGTCACTAA
- a CDS encoding HAD family hydrolase — MGLKTVFFDFGGTIDLYPEINSDALTAMGRILKLLRDHGLDLPEEMTAGTFYEHLKKASTQYKLWKKKTMVEISTLEFWNDYILPGICLQKIYDPVLSEELTYILERGRYTRSVRPEMKSVMEILLSTTSLNYGIISNIISNTQVPRSLKEYNLEQYFSKIILSAEFGKVKPDSSIFHHAAAQFKCRPDECIYVGNSPSKDVSGARNAGFLATVQIEYVDSSDDTTDSGDTPDYYIESMEELPEIIYSLLK; from the coding sequence ATGGGTTTAAAAACAGTTTTTTTTGATTTCGGAGGTACTATTGATCTATATCCCGAGATTAATAGTGATGCACTAACTGCCATGGGAAGGATTTTAAAGCTCCTGAGAGATCATGGGCTCGACTTACCGGAGGAAATGACTGCAGGGACTTTTTACGAACACCTGAAAAAGGCATCAACCCAATATAAATTATGGAAAAAAAAGACCATGGTCGAAATATCAACACTGGAATTTTGGAATGATTACATCCTTCCGGGTATTTGTCTGCAAAAGATATATGATCCAGTCTTATCCGAAGAGTTAACTTATATTCTGGAAAGAGGACGCTATACACGATCAGTACGTCCGGAAATGAAGTCTGTAATGGAAATTTTACTAAGCACGACCTCCCTGAATTACGGAATCATAAGCAATATCATAAGCAACACACAGGTTCCAAGGAGCTTGAAAGAGTATAATCTAGAGCAGTATTTTTCAAAAATCATTCTTTCGGCAGAATTCGGAAAAGTAAAACCTGATTCTTCAATTTTCCATCATGCCGCAGCACAATTCAAATGCAGGCCGGATGAATGTATTTACGTTGGCAACAGCCCCTCCAAGGATGTCAGTGGAGCAAGAAATGCAGGATTTCTGGCTACTGTCCAGATCGAATATGTAGATAGTTCAGATGATACAACAGATTCCGGTGATACTCCTGATTACTATATTGAATCGATGGAAGAATTACCTGAAATCATATATTCACTGTTGAAGTAA
- a CDS encoding LacI family DNA-binding transcriptional regulator: MRVTIKDIAKKAGVSVAAVSKALNDQPDIGQKTKDRIKRISKEMGYTPNAVARNLVKRDYKTLGILIPDISTPIYPAIYKGISASAIKYGYTLLLGDMNRNLDNEKQYAQTMMENRVAGLIVSPICNDTSHLEEVVRGQIPIVYFGGKVNHKMKYYVGINNVLGASLATEHLISQGHKNILMISDKNETKTRLDRIHGYVSVMEKNKLEPKVRICSTGSLGRECGSEEMLKIIDEGSELPTAIFALNDSMAIGIMEVLMNHRIRIPEDVAIMGYDDIPFSSLPMINLSTVWQPKYETGEAVIKLINEVLTSSAEIEQKSVILDPHLCLRNSTAL, translated from the coding sequence GTGAGAGTTACTATAAAAGATATTGCAAAGAAGGCAGGCGTCTCTGTTGCCGCAGTATCAAAGGCTCTAAACGATCAGCCGGATATAGGCCAGAAGACAAAAGACAGGATTAAACGAATAAGTAAGGAGATGGGATATACACCTAATGCCGTAGCACGAAATCTTGTAAAAAGAGATTACAAAACCCTTGGAATTCTTATTCCGGATATCTCAACACCAATCTATCCGGCCATTTATAAAGGAATAAGTGCAAGTGCAATTAAATATGGTTACACACTATTGCTGGGAGATATGAACAGAAATCTGGACAATGAGAAACAATATGCCCAGACTATGATGGAGAACCGGGTTGCTGGCCTGATAGTCAGTCCAATCTGCAATGATACCAGTCATCTGGAAGAAGTTGTCAGAGGGCAGATTCCAATTGTTTATTTTGGTGGAAAGGTTAACCATAAAATGAAATATTATGTTGGAATCAATAATGTTCTAGGTGCTTCACTGGCCACAGAGCATCTAATTTCACAGGGACATAAAAATATACTGATGATAAGCGACAAAAATGAAACAAAGACCAGATTGGATCGAATACACGGTTACGTCAGTGTCATGGAAAAGAACAAATTAGAGCCAAAAGTCCGTATTTGCAGTACAGGTTCTCTTGGACGGGAATGCGGTTCAGAGGAAATGTTGAAAATAATCGATGAAGGCTCCGAATTACCTACCGCCATCTTTGCTCTTAATGACTCTATGGCCATTGGAATAATGGAAGTATTGATGAATCACAGAATAAGAATACCCGAAGATGTGGCGATTATGGGTTATGATGATATTCCCTTCTCCTCTTTACCTATGATTAATCTCTCCACGGTCTGGCAGCCGAAGTATGAAACCGGTGAAGCTGTTATCAAACTAATAAATGAAGTGCTTACAAGTTCTGCAGAGATTGAACAAAAAAGCGTAATTCTGGATCCCCATCTTTGTCTGCGGAATTCAACAGCTTTATAG
- a CDS encoding ABC transporter substrate-binding protein has translation MKKFLTLSIVFLFTIGMVYASGNADSGSSGTSEKDNVTLTFIGSQNWLNKGTTVDSDLNKKFTEETGIKIDMQVIPDDQYSNVLKTKMVSGEIPDIFMVGAGAGALKYFPDEYFADLSDEAWVYRYQQYAKQGTTYQDKVMGFMTWSVDGWGILYNTEMFEEYNLTPPRTFEEFKVVCDTFQADGIVPVHMLGKEAWYWGIWFSQFGPLANAAEAGLYDKLNSNKARFADVKLFETALSQFKESYDNGYFGSDALSNAWDSGYEAMGTGTSPMILMYQSYQTEVAAKYPDSEADKWKMFPIPFAGNNIYSHSAGGIMRVAYKDSENLDSVKAYFDFLSRTDNLELFYSERTDIQANPAFIDVAAVPTEAGKSMSEFTEGKSDVEMEYGILYWDNTLFGKYIQELMLDMKTPIQVLEEIDKNRVKIFKAIEE, from the coding sequence ATGAAGAAATTTTTAACACTTTCAATAGTTTTTTTGTTCACTATTGGTATGGTTTATGCGAGTGGAAATGCTGATTCCGGCTCTAGCGGTACCTCGGAGAAAGACAATGTTACCCTGACTTTTATCGGTTCACAAAACTGGTTGAATAAAGGCACTACCGTCGATTCGGATCTTAATAAAAAATTCACCGAAGAAACAGGCATTAAAATAGATATGCAGGTTATACCTGATGATCAGTATTCCAATGTTCTGAAAACCAAAATGGTTTCCGGAGAGATTCCCGATATTTTCATGGTAGGAGCAGGAGCGGGAGCATTGAAATATTTTCCTGATGAATATTTTGCAGACCTTTCCGATGAAGCCTGGGTGTACAGATATCAGCAGTATGCCAAACAGGGAACTACTTATCAGGACAAAGTGATGGGTTTTATGACATGGAGTGTTGACGGGTGGGGAATCCTGTACAATACAGAGATGTTTGAAGAGTATAATCTGACACCCCCAAGAACTTTTGAGGAATTCAAAGTTGTTTGCGATACTTTTCAAGCCGATGGGATTGTTCCTGTACATATGCTTGGAAAAGAAGCCTGGTACTGGGGAATCTGGTTCTCCCAGTTTGGGCCTTTGGCGAATGCAGCAGAAGCAGGTCTCTATGATAAGTTGAATTCGAATAAAGCCCGATTTGCTGATGTGAAGTTGTTTGAAACTGCTTTATCTCAGTTTAAAGAGTCTTATGATAATGGATATTTCGGATCCGATGCTCTCTCTAATGCCTGGGATTCCGGTTATGAAGCAATGGGAACAGGCACGTCGCCCATGATTCTCATGTATCAGTCTTACCAGACAGAAGTCGCTGCCAAATATCCTGATTCAGAAGCGGATAAATGGAAAATGTTTCCAATCCCTTTTGCCGGTAATAACATTTATTCTCATTCAGCTGGTGGTATTATGCGTGTCGCCTACAAGGATTCTGAAAATCTGGACAGTGTAAAAGCATACTTTGACTTTCTGTCCCGTACTGATAACCTGGAACTTTTTTATTCAGAAAGAACTGATATACAGGCAAATCCCGCATTTATCGATGTAGCTGCAGTACCTACTGAAGCAGGTAAATCAATGAGTGAGTTTACTGAAGGCAAGTCCGATGTTGAGATGGAGTATGGCATTCTGTACTGGGACAATACACTCTTCGGAAAATATATTCAGGAGCTTATGCTGGATATGAAAACTCCTATACAGGTCTTGGAAGAGATCGATAAAAACAGAGTAAAAATATTCAAAGCCATAGAGGAGTAA
- a CDS encoding glycoside hydrolase family 36 protein, which yields MSNFKELKSYQTGDMVIHYWIDEKNIVGMSINPSKIDHETASRRINLNDEHTVKPLHDVFKVDFPACTLENLVQIKIVGDIHPTGFSGGTSMRNSASTEDLKFKNQNLSIAGEKHTITTELEDRRGISAFHYLCYWPNRPFIEVFTEIVNGSRSTISLEMVSSFSLGGISPFQQDEAIGKYNLHRFSSTWSAEGRHESLPIESLNLEKSWNGHGVRSLRFGQIGSMPVKHYFPFAALEDKQYEVFWGAQIAHPGSWQLEVYRKTDMLNMSGGLADREFGHWKKDLQPGSSLETPKAILSCCLGDIQNLTERMVRYQEFIHPPRPESEEDLPIIFNDWCTTWGYPSEKNILKLADRLENSEVKYLVMDDGWFNDRPGVQQGLGDWQISETIYPNGFANLCDTLREKGFTPGVWFELECCTEGSLMFDNTEHLIHRDGKVLQYGTRRFLDFRDPWVHEYLYEKVILMLKENKILYIKTDYNDSIGLGCDSPDSLGEGLREHLSAVQDFYRRMRLEIPELVVEICSSGGHRLEPSWMALSSMGGFSDSHEGLDIPIIAANTQMMIPARQNQVWAVLREEDSLSRLHYSLSATFFGRMCLSGDIHELNKPQMDTVKKAMKMYQDVKGAIREGFSRRYGTTLLSYTHPTGYQAIVRTNDKKDEAFVVVHSFRNSPSAVSVPLEAENWEIAGFYMEKHLSVSADKNALFISGLKDFNGLIVSLKSKNHV from the coding sequence ATGAGTAATTTTAAAGAATTGAAATCCTATCAGACAGGAGATATGGTCATTCACTACTGGATAGATGAAAAAAATATAGTGGGAATGTCAATTAATCCCTCTAAAATAGACCATGAAACTGCTTCAAGGAGAATCAATCTCAACGATGAACATACTGTTAAACCCCTCCATGATGTGTTTAAAGTAGACTTTCCAGCCTGTACCCTGGAGAATCTTGTTCAAATTAAAATTGTTGGTGACATTCATCCTACGGGTTTCTCAGGTGGAACGAGTATGCGCAACAGTGCATCCACAGAAGATCTGAAGTTTAAAAACCAGAATCTAAGTATTGCCGGAGAGAAACATACAATCACGACAGAACTTGAAGACAGAAGAGGTATAAGTGCTTTTCATTATCTCTGTTATTGGCCAAATAGACCATTCATTGAAGTATTCACTGAAATTGTAAACGGTTCTAGGAGTACAATATCATTGGAAATGGTTTCAAGTTTTTCCCTTGGAGGAATCTCTCCTTTTCAACAAGATGAGGCCATCGGAAAATATAATCTCCACCGTTTTTCAAGTACGTGGAGTGCAGAAGGCCGACATGAATCTCTCCCTATCGAATCACTGAATCTGGAAAAATCCTGGAATGGCCATGGAGTGAGAAGTCTCCGTTTCGGACAGATAGGTTCCATGCCTGTCAAACATTATTTTCCCTTTGCAGCTCTTGAAGATAAACAATATGAGGTTTTCTGGGGGGCACAGATTGCTCATCCCGGGTCATGGCAACTGGAGGTATATCGGAAAACAGATATGCTGAACATGAGCGGAGGTCTTGCTGACAGGGAGTTTGGACACTGGAAAAAAGACCTTCAGCCGGGAAGCTCGCTTGAAACTCCCAAAGCAATTCTTTCCTGCTGTCTGGGTGATATTCAGAATCTGACCGAAAGAATGGTCCGATACCAGGAATTCATCCATCCTCCGAGGCCTGAATCTGAAGAGGATCTACCTATTATATTTAATGACTGGTGTACTACCTGGGGTTATCCCAGTGAAAAAAACATACTGAAGCTGGCTGATCGGTTGGAAAATTCAGAAGTCAAATACCTGGTTATGGACGATGGCTGGTTTAATGACAGACCCGGTGTTCAGCAGGGCCTTGGCGATTGGCAGATATCAGAGACAATCTATCCGAATGGTTTTGCTAATCTCTGCGATACATTGCGAGAAAAAGGGTTTACTCCTGGAGTGTGGTTTGAACTTGAGTGCTGCACTGAAGGTTCCCTTATGTTTGATAATACCGAACATCTTATTCATCGGGACGGGAAAGTTCTACAATACGGTACCAGGCGTTTTCTTGATTTCAGAGATCCTTGGGTCCACGAATATCTTTATGAAAAAGTCATACTGATGCTGAAAGAGAACAAGATACTCTATATAAAAACTGACTATAACGATTCCATTGGCTTAGGCTGTGACAGCCCGGACTCACTGGGTGAAGGTTTAAGAGAGCATCTCTCTGCAGTTCAGGATTTTTACAGAAGGATGCGGCTGGAAATTCCAGAATTGGTTGTCGAGATATGCTCATCCGGAGGACACCGCCTGGAACCGTCATGGATGGCATTGAGCAGTATGGGAGGATTTTCCGATTCTCATGAAGGTTTAGACATACCAATTATTGCAGCAAACACTCAAATGATGATTCCTGCCCGTCAAAACCAGGTCTGGGCTGTTTTGAGAGAAGAAGACTCGCTGTCCCGGCTTCATTATTCTCTTTCGGCAACATTTTTCGGCCGCATGTGCCTTTCCGGAGACATACATGAATTGAATAAGCCTCAGATGGATACTGTCAAAAAAGCAATGAAAATGTATCAAGATGTAAAGGGGGCTATCAGGGAAGGATTTTCAAGACGATATGGCACTACTTTGTTGAGTTACACTCATCCCACAGGTTATCAGGCTATTGTTAGAACAAATGACAAGAAGGACGAAGCTTTCGTTGTTGTTCATTCATTCAGGAACTCTCCATCAGCCGTGTCTGTACCTCTTGAAGCAGAGAACTGGGAAATTGCAGGATTTTACATGGAAAAACATCTGTCAGTGTCTGCTGATAAGAATGCCCTGTTCATCAGTGGATTAAAAGATTTTAACGGACTTATTGTTTCTCTGAAATCCAAAAATCATGTATAA
- a CDS encoding carbohydrate ABC transporter permease: protein MYNSKLYPREFIYPALLIFSVLFLFPSLVGIYYSFTNWNSMSENLKFIGLQNFKDIFQDSSNLLFFRNTFLYAISTSILKVLIGLFLALLLNEGIRSRNILRAVFFLPVIISNIIVGLMFQQVFHPTTGILNLFFKAVGFDFLVRGWLQDPNLVMWSCISVEVWKAAGFSMAIFLAGLQSIPKELYEACEIDGSNYWNKLIRITVPFLQSSILINVLLSLISGFKVFDVIYALTNGGPGRASEVINITIFSHFSLGDYGYGSALGTIMFIFMAIMSIGIIKIFRKTEVETQ, encoded by the coding sequence ATGTACAATTCCAAATTATACCCCAGGGAATTTATCTACCCTGCGTTACTGATTTTTTCTGTATTATTCTTATTTCCCAGTTTAGTTGGAATCTATTATTCTTTTACAAACTGGAATTCAATGAGTGAAAATCTCAAATTTATAGGATTACAGAATTTTAAAGATATTTTTCAGGACTCCAGCAATCTCCTGTTTTTTCGAAATACATTTCTTTATGCGATCTCTACTTCGATTTTAAAGGTCTTGATAGGCTTGTTTCTGGCTCTTTTACTCAATGAGGGTATCAGATCAAGGAATATTTTAAGAGCTGTGTTTTTTTTGCCGGTAATAATATCCAATATAATTGTCGGATTAATGTTTCAGCAGGTATTTCATCCTACGACAGGTATACTTAATCTATTTTTCAAAGCCGTGGGATTCGACTTTTTGGTTAGAGGATGGCTGCAGGATCCAAATCTTGTTATGTGGTCATGTATCAGTGTCGAAGTTTGGAAAGCGGCCGGTTTCAGTATGGCAATATTTCTTGCAGGTCTTCAAAGCATCCCAAAAGAGTTGTATGAAGCATGTGAAATCGACGGTAGCAATTACTGGAATAAACTGATCAGAATAACGGTTCCCTTCCTCCAGTCTTCAATACTGATCAATGTGTTGCTGAGTCTGATTTCAGGTTTTAAAGTTTTTGATGTGATTTATGCCTTGACTAATGGCGGACCCGGAAGGGCATCTGAAGTAATCAATATAACCATATTCAGCCATTTTTCTCTTGGTGATTACGGTTATGGATCTGCTTTGGGAACAATTATGTTTATTTTCATGGCAATAATGTCTATTGGGATTATTAAAATATTTAGAAAGACTGAGGTTGAAACACAATGA
- a CDS encoding ABC transporter ATP-binding protein: MSRIELSKVNKYYDKVHVLKDVDLTIEEGEFMTLLGPSGCGKTTTLRVISGLENPQYGTVVIDGKSVAEPEAGLFVPPSKRNLNLVFQSYALWPHMTVFDNVAFGLTVKKTAKKEIQRLVTKALDTMRIGEYAGRYPSELSGGQQQRVAIARAIVSQPKILLLDEPLSNLDAKLRVEMRTELKRLHKELKTTIVYVTHDQVEALTMSSKIAVYFEGVLSQCDPPDVVYSNPATLQVAEFIGNPKINFIESKLSDSGKTSWSLNCDFGEVALNAVEGRVVKSESDPVQDVTLAVRPEHIHVLRKEEKDSYNCTISSILPAGSETLLEVELGKQTLMAKEIGQQKYEIGDSVWVKFEEDKMNLFNRESGELMILAV; this comes from the coding sequence ATGAGTCGCATTGAATTAAGCAAAGTCAATAAATATTATGATAAAGTCCATGTTCTGAAGGATGTGGATCTCACAATTGAAGAAGGGGAATTCATGACTCTTCTGGGACCTTCGGGCTGTGGAAAAACAACCACTCTCAGGGTCATTTCCGGCCTGGAGAATCCGCAGTACGGTACAGTGGTCATTGACGGTAAGTCTGTTGCCGAACCTGAAGCGGGGCTCTTTGTTCCTCCCTCAAAAAGAAATCTGAACCTTGTGTTTCAGAGCTATGCACTCTGGCCCCATATGACGGTCTTTGATAATGTAGCCTTCGGTCTCACAGTAAAGAAGACCGCCAAGAAGGAAATCCAGAGATTGGTAACAAAGGCTCTGGATACAATGCGGATTGGTGAATATGCCGGAAGATATCCTTCCGAGCTTTCCGGAGGCCAGCAGCAGCGTGTGGCCATTGCAAGAGCCATCGTATCCCAGCCCAAGATTCTGCTTCTGGATGAACCTCTTTCAAACCTGGATGCCAAACTCCGTGTTGAAATGAGAACTGAGCTGAAGCGTCTTCATAAAGAGTTGAAGACAACCATCGTTTATGTTACCCACGATCAGGTTGAGGCTCTCACTATGTCATCAAAAATTGCTGTTTATTTTGAGGGTGTTCTCAGTCAATGTGATCCACCTGATGTCGTATATAGTAATCCAGCAACTCTGCAGGTTGCCGAGTTTATCGGAAATCCCAAAATCAATTTCATTGAAAGCAAGCTTTCCGACTCGGGAAAAACATCCTGGAGTCTCAATTGTGATTTTGGAGAAGTGGCTCTTAACGCAGTAGAGGGCAGGGTTGTTAAATCCGAGTCTGATCCTGTTCAGGATGTAACACTGGCTGTCAGGCCCGAACATATTCACGTATTAAGGAAAGAAGAAAAGGATTCCTACAACTGTACAATATCCTCAATTCTCCCAGCGGGTTCAGAAACACTTCTTGAAGTGGAACTGGGAAAGCAGACTCTGATGGCAAAGGAAATCGGCCAGCAGAAATATGAAATCGGTGACAGTGTCTGGGTAAAATTTGAAGAAGACAAGATGAATCTTTTTAATCGTGAGAGTGGGGAATTAATGATCCTGGCTGTTTAA